DNA from Vulpes vulpes isolate BD-2025 chromosome 9, VulVul3, whole genome shotgun sequence:
CTCAGTCTGGATCCCCTTGCTTTCTTCCCCCAGCCCTACCTGTGACTTCTTAGAGCTCCAGCGCCGCTACCGCAGCCTCCTGGTGCCCTCCGATTTTCTGGCTGTGTGTCTGAGCTGGCTGTCAGCCTTCCCTCTGAGCCAGCCCTTTTCCCTCCATCCTCCAAGCCGCATCCAGGTATCTTCTGAGAAGGAGCCAGCTCCAGATGCTGGTGCTGAGCCCACCCCTGCAGACAGTGACCCCGCTTACAGTTCTAAGGTAAGAGGACTGAGGTCCTGCTGCCTTGTCCCATGGTTGGAGGCCAGTAAAGTTCTTGAGCGTGTCCTTCATGCTGCCCTACACAGGTACTGCTGCTCTCTTCCCCGGGACTGGAGGAACTGTATCGTTGTTGCATGCTCTTTGTGGATGACCTGGCTGAGCCAAGGGAGACACCAGAACATCCTCTGAAGCAGATTAAAGTAAGAGCTGGAGTTCATGAGGCAGGAGGTAGTCCTGGATGACGGCCAGGCCCTGTCACGTTTTCAGCAGCCTGGCTCCTGTTCACGAGCTCGTAGAAACAAGGAGCCCAGAGCTGAAATGACCACTCATTTCACCAGAAGGACAGCATGGCTTAGGATGTTCTTGTCAGAAAAAGTTACATGGCTAGTTCATGTTTGTAGGTGGAGAGATCCATCCTCCCCTGCTTTCTACCCCGTGTGGCAGACTCTTCACCATATCCTGCTGCTTTCATTCCCCAGGGGTGGTAAGCTGCCTCCTGGTTAGAGATCCAGATAATTgtctttttatctcatttatttttgcagtttttGCTGAGCcggaaagaagaagaagcagtGCTGGTTGGGGGGGAGTGGTCTCCCTCTTTGGATGGCCTCGACCCCAAGGGCGACCCGCAGGTGCTAGTCCGCACTGCCATTCGCTGTGCGCAAGCCCAGACTGGCATTGACTTGAGCGCCTGCACAAAGTGGTGAGTGGCTGTTCTGGGCTTCTCTTTGGTGGCTCATTGGCACGACTGTCTGGGAGACCAGGTTCCTGTGCCTTTCTGACCTGTCAGCATTCTTCTTTTCCCCCAGGCCTACCtcacccctccctccagcccttgcAGATGATCGTCTTGGTTGTGAGCATGACtaggatgtgtatgtgtgttgaggGCCAGCCGACCCTTCAAGGCTTGTCACATGCAACCCCCCAGCCACGTTAGTGGTCCTTGGTGCTGGGAGCACCCTGGATAGTAATTGTCTGCTTACTCATGTTGGCCCATCGGGGAACCACTTCTTGAGGACTTGGtctcttttgttttcatgttttcaaagCTGCATGTACAGTATGTGCTCATTAAATGTTGGTTGGAAACTGAAGCACCTGTGAAGGTTGTGGGTCaggacttcttttttccttttgccgtGAGCAGGTGGCGCTTTGCTGAGTTTCAGTACCTGCAGCCGGGTCCCCCAAGACGGCTCCAGACTGTGGTGGTGTACTTGCCAGATGTCTGGACCATCATGCCTACTTTGGAAGAGTGGGAGGCCCTGTGCCAGCAGAAAGCTGCAGAGGCAGCTCCCCCAGCCCAAGAGGTGTCTGGGGTAAGGCTAAGCCTTACAGACAAGTGGGCAGAGTGGGTGCCCTGACCTCTGGTCGCAGGTTGTCATAGCTCTTGGCTTTTGTCGCAGGAAGCAGAGCCTCCGGAGCAGGCAGCTGATACATCAGAGCAAGTAGCAGACACCTCTAAACAGAATGCGGAGAATCCGGAGGCCACCACACAGCAGGAAATGGACACTGATCTCCCCGaggcccctccaccccctctaGAACCTGCTGTCATGGCCCGCCCTGGCTGTGTAAACCTGTCCCTCCATAGCATTGTGGAGGACCGGAGGCCAAAAGAAAGGATCTCTTTTGAAGTAGGTGTAGGGGTCTGGAAGGGCTGTGTGGCAGGGTGTATGGGATGGAGGGCTTGGAACATTCCCTTTCTCCAGATGCTCACGGGCTGCTGTTGTCTCTTCCACAAGGTGATGGTGTTGGCTGAGCTGTTTTTGGAGATGCTCCAGAGGGATTTTGGCTATAGGATTTATAAAATGCTGCTGAGCCTTCCTGAAAAGGTAGTGGCTCCGCCTGAACCTGAGAAGGAGGAGGCAGCCAAGGAAGAAGAAGCAGTCAAGGAAGAGGCTGCCAAGGAGCCCAAAGATGAGGTACAGAGTGAGGGCACAGCTGCTGAGTCAGACGCCCCACCGGTGAGTACTTCTGCTGCCCGCCTGGGCACTGGGGCTGCACACGGGAGTGCCGAGCGGGTTTGAGCACTGCTGGGGGTCCTGCAGGCTCTTCTCACTGTCCCCTCACTGCCTGCATGCACCCCGTTGCCTTGGCACGTCCTCAGGAGCAGGACACTGCACTCTGCCACATGGCCACACAGCCAGGAGGTGGGGTGCTGGGAGGCAGGTGGGCCTGGAAGTGTGGCTGATGGGCCACGGCAGCACAGAAGTTAATATGCTCTGAGGACAGGGGTTTTGGCTCCTTGATGGTTAACTAGCACACTGCATTTTCTTAATGCTTTCTAAAGTGCATgggtctgcttcttcctaaaTGCTATTGAGTAAATGTAATTTCTTATGGGACTGAAATTGACTCCTAAAGAGAATGCCAGGTGCCTGAGAATTGCCCTGGTTCACTCTGAACCCCATGTCACAACGCAGTAAACCAGACTGTATAGAGAAACCTTACCGCGGTGCCCAAACATGGCCAGCGCACAAATGTCGGCTCTTATCATTGTTAGCGGTTACAGGTGACCGTTCGCATCTTGGTTTGCTTCCAGAAGGAAGATGGGCTTTTGCCCAAACCTCCGTCTTccgggggagaggaagaagaaaaaccccGGGGTGAGGCATCCGAGGACCTCTGTGAGATGGCCCTTGACCCAGAGCTGCTCCTTCTAAGGGATGACGGCGAAGAAGAGTTTGGTACGTTCTGGCATCACGCAGCAGCCACCTGGCTCTGTAGCTGGTGCTCTCCTGTCATGGCTGTGCATCTGGGCCccgggggggagggaggggtctcCTTGCTCCCTGCTTATCTCGGGCTTCCTGTAGCAGGAGCCAAGCTGGAAGATTCAGAGGTCCGGTCGGTTGCCTCGAACCAATCAGAGATGGAGTTCTCCTCTCTTCAGGACATGGTGAGACCTCTTtcctgctccccccgccccactgACAGTGAAGCCTAGCGAGGCCTCTGACTCACTGCTGGGATGGGGAGACTTTACCGTATGACTCCTGGCATCCTCTGACCGACAAAAGACAAATGTGGTTCTTGGCTTGCGGAGCGGTACTTTCACAGGATCCGGGATGCTTTAGTAGCTCCATCTGGGCGAACCAGGGCGGTGTCTGATGCAGGAGCACACTtggctcctgtgtgtgtgtgacggcCCCTGGTGCCCAAGTGGCCCAGGCTCCCATCTCCAGCTGGAAGGGGTACCCAGGTGTGATGATGTCAGCTCCTTTTTCAGGGGGTTACCTCCTGGGTGATTTCGCTGTTCAGAGAATGCTTTGTAATTCTTGTTCATCCTTGTCTATCTTGCAGCCCAAGGAGCTGGACCCCTCTGCCGTGCTCCCATTGGACTGTCTCCTTGCTTTTGTCTTCTTTGACGCCAACTGGTGTGGCTACTTGCACCGGCGGGACTTGGAGAGAATCCTGCTCACCCTTGGGCTCCGGCTCAGTGCAGAGCAGGTGCCTGCTCTTATATCCCCTCAGGCCTCCTCAGATGGCCTCCCCTGGTGCCTGTGCATGCACTGGACTCCCATGGGTGGCACAGGGTGCTTGCATGTCACAGGGGCAAGGGCTGCCCCTTCTCGTCAGTGGGTATCTTCGGTGTGTGTTTTCTGTAGGCCAAACAGCTGGTCAGCAGGGTGGTGACCCAGAACATCTGCCAGTACCGCAGCCTTCAGTACAGCCGCCAGGAGGGCACAGACGCCGGGCTTCCCGAGGAGGTGCTCTTTGGTGCGTCCTGAGGGAGTGCCCTGCAGCCTTCCCAGGAGGACGGGCAGGGCAGGCTGCTTTCTCCTCCTGAGAACCTCTCCCTAAATCTTCACGGCCCCTTCTAGGAAACCTGGACCTGCTACCTCCTTCGGGGAAAAACGCAAAACCAGGTGCTGCTCCCACGGAACACAAAGGCCTGGTGTCCCACAACGGCAGCCTCATCAACGTGGGGAACCTGTTGCAGCGTGCGGAGCAGCAGGACAGCGGACGGCTCTACCTGGAGAACAAGATTCACACACTGGAACTGAAGCTGGGTGAGTGGCCTGCGGCTGCAGGGACCCAACCAGGATAGGACATGCAGACGTGTGTCTTCATAGGCTCCTCACACCTCGGGCCTCTTGCCCTGGGCTGCGACACTCAACCTTAGCAGGGGTCTTTCTGCCATTTCCCCCCACCAGAGGAGAGCCATAATCGGTTCTCGGCCACAGAAGTGACGAACAAGACACTGGCGGCGGAGATGCAGGAGTTGCGCAGCCGGCTGGCCGAGGCGGAGGAGACGGCTCGGACAGCCGAGCGCCAGAAGAACCAGCTGCAACGGCTGCTCCAGGAATTCCGGAGGCGCCTGACCCCCCTGCAGCTGGAAATGCAGCGGATGGTTGAGAAGGTGAGCCCTCTCCCCACCCGGGGGAGAGCCAGGCCGGCTCGGTGTCCTGTCGGGAGGCTATGAGGGCGGGAGGCTGTGAGGGCGATAGCCAGCCACCGctccgcccctcccgcccccaccccagttcGCCACACCTCGCCTCGCCTTCCCCACTTGCTCCTTTCTGGGGATGGGTGTCAGTCTGGCCTCTGCTGCAGCCTGCTCCCAGCAAGGGGGGTCGGTGGGCACCCCCGTCCTGGACCTTCCTCCTCAAGTCCTGATTCTCGTTACAGGCTGACAGCTGGGTAGAGAAGGAGGAGCCGGCACCTAGCAACTGAAGGGGCCTGGCGCAGCAGCTGCCCTCCCGTGGGGTCAGCGATGGAGCCTGCTGACGTTCGAGCCCTTTTGGTTCCAGAAAGCAGCTGGAGCAGGACCTGGGAGCCATGGGCAGGGGTGGCTGACCCCTGTGCTCAGCCTCTGTAGAGGAGCTCAGGCCGTCAGGGTGGGGTCTGCGCTATGTGGGATGGATGAGTGGGGAACCCTGGTTCCACTTAACAACTAAATCCAACACCTTCTGCACCCCTCGAATGTCATTTTGCCCTCCACCTTGGGATTTCTCCTGGGGCCCTTTAGTCTTGTGCTTTCTCCTGTCCTTTTCCAGTTTAGAATAAGACAGGGGAGGAAAAGGCTTTTCAAGTATGTCATAAGGTCTGATGCCAATAAACTGAAGAAACAGACGTGGAATCTGGCGGGGGGGTAAGAGCCCTTCCTCCGGATGGCACAAATCCTGCTAGGTCCAGGAGCAGGTTCTTGGGGGAAGGGTCTCCCTTGGCCATCGCAGGAATGGAGTCCGTGCTAGCAAACTCTTGGTGTTGGGCTGCGTTTCCCAGAGAGCACTGTGTTCTAGCCACCCCAGACTTGCCAGAAGAAACCAGCACCTCCCCATGTTCAGAATGTGGTATTGGCTCTGGCCCAGCCTTTTTCCCTGTTCCCCCCCATAAGTCTCGCCTCTTTCCATAATCCGTGGTTTCAGTTTGACTTTGTATataaagttggtttttttttttttttttggctttttgttttttaaataaaccaaagTCAAAAACAAGCCACGTGTCCTCCATagcccttcccttcttcctcttctaggTCTGCCTGTGCAgtcccccttcctcccagccctTAGTCCAGAAGGTAGGGCGGGGCAGTGGGAAGGACGAGCCCCTGGTGCTCTGGGCCCTGCCACCTGCTGGTCGAGAGAGGCAGTGCTGTAGAGGTGCGGCCAGCTCGGCAGGGGGCAGCACACCCTGCCACAATCCTAGGGTGGCTCTCCTCTCAGTCACAGCACAGTAACAGCTGGCGATTTTATTGAAAactttacttgaaaaaataaaattccaagtaTTCCGGTGAGACAAACCCACTGTTGTTGCTCTGAGGCCTGTGAATCAGGCTGTGACATTTTGTGTGGTTGGTAGCCTATTTACACGAGCTGAGTCTGGTTTCCTAGGGAACCTACGAGGCTTGGGACTCTTCTGTGCACCTGACCTAAGGGACAGAAGTGGGCTAAGCCAGTTTTTGTCGTGTTGGGAGGCTGGAGTGAGGGGGTCTATGGGCTGGGGGAGCACAGCTCTTCTGTTCCCCATGGCAGTCTCGGGCCTCTTCAGAATAGAGGAGTCTGGAGCGGAAAAGCAATGAGGGCAGGTGGACTTCCAGGGGTCTTTGGAGGTAGACGTGATCGCGACCTTGCAAGCAAGGCTGATGCCAGGTGAGCAAAGCCAGTGCCTTTGAAGGCTGGAAGCTTGCGTAGGCCCCGGGCCAGGATGCCCTCTGGACGGTTCTCTTAGAGGGGAGAAGGCCCCTGGAGTTTTTCTGCTCTGCTTACCTGTCTGGGCTCTTGCTATGGGTGGGGAGATAGCAGCCTGTGTGGAGCTCCTGATGCCAGGTCACTTCAGAGGGCTGGTGAGGTAGAGCAGGGGCTTTGCTATCCCTGTGGTCTCTCAGGGGAGGGCCTTTTGCTGGCTCATACCTGAGCCTAAGCTTGACCGGGCCAGAGACCGGAGAGGCGGACTTGTGTCCCCGGAGTCTCCAAAGGGCAGCGAGGACTCAGTCATCTGCCACAATAGAGAGGGCTCTGAGCTCACTCAGCCTggcctcattctccctctcccgcaGCTCGTCAGGGTGGCCAGGCTGGTCAAGCTGCTGGGTCAGGTCTCCAAAGATCTTCTGCATTTCTGAGTAGTACCCAACCTGGGGGGAGAGGCGGGGAGGAGGTTGGCAGGTGCCGGGCTCCCGTAGCACCAGGCCCCACAGCATGGCACCCCTGGGCACAGCAGGACAAGCAGGGCCAGAGAAGCGTCCCAGAGGCCCACACACTGCCGTGCCCTCAAGCAGAGCACTCAGGCTGGGGGAAGGGCTGTCTCCACTGTCCACTCGGCCCATCCTGAAACTGCACAGCAGGCAGGGAGACTGAAGCCACGGGCCCCAGTCCTTCAggggcagctgctgctgctgccaggaTGGCAGTAAGTCAGAGGGTCCTTGGGGaggcggaggtggggagggcctTCATGCCCTTGGGAagctgaggctggggtgggggcactggCAGGGCCCTCGGCAGGTGCCGGAAGGCCGGGGAGGCCGGTGCTAACTACAGGCTGCTTTAGCAGAGCTAGAAGCCCGGGACCCTCACCCACAGGAGAGAGGGTGTAGTGGGCCGCCAGACCCTGGGAGTTCCCAGAAGCAAAGATGAGGAAGGTGACACCTCCCCAGCCTTCTGTTCCTTCCTGACCTGTCCCACTGTTAATGGATGGCAACAGCCTGCTCATCACCACCTCTGCCGTCgtgggctgagggcagggctcAGAATCTGCCTTGTGTCCATGTGTGTGTAtgtcgggggggcggggggcatccAGGGGAGATAGGAGAGGCCTGCagtggggcaggtgcaggtgtgcCCAGGTACCGGGAGACCCACCAGCAACTCTCAGGTGGCGGAGGGCTGCTCAGACCCAGCACCTTTTCCAGAGGCCACTTCTGCCCCAGTTGCCACTTCATGATCAAATCAAACACCTACTTTCATGAAAGTGATGCCCACCCCTCGAAACACTATCTGGACACCCACCCCTATGTGGTATCATGTCCGGCTCCAAGTTGTGCCTGGGCAGGAGAACCTCTGCTTCCACTTGGACCCTGGAGTGCTGTCACCGGTGGGCAAGGCCTGGAGGGGCAGCAGGTCTGATGGCAAGTCCACAGCTGGACTTGCCCTGGGCCAGGGGGAGCTGAATGGAGGTGTGCCAGTGGTGCTGCCACGGGAGCGGATGGGGCCTGggtgggtgcagggggagggcaggggctggcccgccctcccccactccctgccccagaGCCGCACTGCGCAGGCTGAGTCACTAGGGATGCTCACTTCTCTAGTGACTAATGGCAGCGACAGCCTCGGGAGGGGGAGGCTGGTGCCGAGGAGGCAGTACAcagcccccaggcaccccgctGCCTGGTTACAGGGCATCCCTAGCCCCTAAACTGCTCTGGTCCGGGCACCCTGGAGCTAACTCACGACAGaatggagggggcgggggccgggagcAGGGGTGGTGGCAGCACAGGGGAGGGAGGACGCAGGTCTCCTTGAGCCCATTTCTCCCAGGCCTAGGCTGAGCTGCTGGAGGGGAGCCTCATCTCCAGGGGCACTgctcagggggcaggggcaggaaccCCCACTCGCTCGTGCAAGGTCATGTGCGGCCTCCTTTCTCCCTAGCGACCAAGGACACAGCCACTAACAAGTTCCAGCTCAGGGTTCCTGAGCCCGGGTGTGCAGCCCCGCCTTCGCCTTCTGTGTTCTCAAagctgcccgccccgccccccccgccccccgccccccgcctgtgATTGCTGACTGCAAGGACCGGATGTGTCCACTGGAGGGCGCCAGACAcccaggccaagggcagaggTGGGCTGGAGGCGGCCGCGCCGCCAGCTTTGTTACCTGCGGGGGACTGTGGGAAAGGTGGCAGGATGCGGGCACCGGCAGTGGGCTGGGGGTCCTTCTTGGCGGGGACTCTGTACCTCAACCTTCTCCCTTACAAACGGGGAGCGAGGAGGGCAGATGCTGTGGGCAGTTGTACTTTGTGTCCTTACACCTTTGAGGCCTGGGAGACAGGGTCACAGCCTGTGGCCCGCCACCGTCTCACTGCCAGACCCCGGagctcccactgcccctcccacacCCGGTCTGAGGCCAGCTGGCCTCTCTGCTTGAAGGTGCGCCTGGCCTGGCCCCCACGCAGGGGCcttgagcaccctctccccagggTTTAGGGAGCGCTCCAAGGGTTGTTACAAGTCAGGACATCAGAAGAGGAGTGACTGCTGTGGGGCTGCAGGCCAAGGGTCCTCATCCTGCAGGCCCCTGCTCCTGGCCTCCTGAGCACACCACGCAAAGGACCTGCCCACCAAAGGGAGGCGCTGACAGTGTGGCCTGCTTTCTTCCTGCCACAGGTGGTACAGGACAGGAAGGAGAGAACTGGAGGGGAAAGCCATTCCACAAAAAGGGCCTCATCCCAGAGCTGGGATTAACCAAAGAGCCACGGAGGAGCTAAGACAGAGAAGTAGAGCAAACATTTAGAGCTGGAGTCTGGAGGCAGTGACGGGGGCAGGGTGATGGCACCGCTGTCGCATCCTGTGGGCGGGGTGGCCTCACCTGCGCGCGGATCAGGGACTCGAAGCTGGGCTGGAAGTAGTCGAGCCGGCTGTTGTAGAAGCGCGGCATCTCATCCAGGAGCTGCTTGTTCTTGGCCTCAAAGTCTTCCCGCACAGGCCGAAGCTCTTCTCGGGCCTGGGGACCAAGACACGGGCTGGCAGGGCTCCCGGTGGCTCCTCCGGCTCCTCCACCTGGGGCAGGACGTGCCCGCCGGGGGCAGGAGAGAGTCCCACAGCCCCCAGGGCGGTCCCCAGGTAAAGGAGGCATCCGCCATGTGTCCCCAGGGGGCCCGCTGTCCACACCCAGCTCACCCTCCTCTTGGTACCTGGTGCAGTTTGGCCAGCACTGGTCCGGTCTTCTCCTTCTCCTCGTACTTCTCCACCTTGGCCTGCAACCTCCTGTAGTCCTGCAAGGCCTGCTCCCGCCGCTTCACTGCCATGTTGAGGCTCGGGAAGACGCTGCCAAACCTGCCAGACACAGCCCCGTTGGACGTGGGCCGTTCTCGGGAGCTGCGGCCCAGCCTGAGCGCCTACCGAGTGCCAGACCGTTCTAGGTGTTGGCGATTTCGCATGAGCAAGGCAGATGAGGCCCAGGCCTCCTGGGGCTCCCGCTGCTGAGAATACGATCTGGGGTGAGGCCCAGGGAAAGAAGGTAGGGCTAAGGGCCACCCTACTGATCTGAGATGAGCCACAGGGGCAGGAATGCAAGGAGGCCACCGAGGCGGTCCCTGCTCTTTCCCTGCCCATCTCACACGGCCCCGTGCGTGACAGACACCCGTCACAGAGGGTGGCCGAGCCGAGGGACTCCTTGGAGTCCTCTGTCCAACATCCTCCTGTAATACAACCAACGAGATGGAGGCCAGAGTGATGATGtgacttctccaaggtcacaATTAGGTAGTGACTGTCCAGCAGAGAACTCAAGCATCCCAGTCCTCAGGGAACCTCCCCACCATCTCATGATGCCACCAGCAGGTGACAACTGCAGTGGAAACCTAGTATTGGTCTCTATCAGCTGACCACGGGAAAAGCAGGCATCCTCTGGTGCTTTCCTTCAAATGGCTACACTCTCAAACCACATGTTTGCAGGCAATGGCTCCAGGGCATCTTCTGGCCCCACCACGACTAAAAAAGACTACAGGGAAATGCTGAGGACTATATGCCATTCACGGAGGGGCAATGGACACTCTGGCTCTGTGGGCATCATCCTTGCGGCAGGTGTCATCTCTAACGGGGAGGAGCGGGAGACCGTGAGATAGACATGGGGCAGGGCTGTATCCCAGGCAGGGATGCTGGACTTCCCTTGATCAAGGGAATGGTGGAGGAGGCAAGGCAAACCTGCAAGCAGATTTTCTGGAACTGGACAGGAGGGGATGGGCCAGCTTCCTGGAATGCTAAGCGTGCAGGGCAGGAGGTGCCTGTCACTGTTGTGGGAGGCTGGAGGTGTCCACCCTGCAAGGTGGGAACGTGAGCAGCCTGAGAAGATCCGGCCCCGCAATCGAggtaaatgggggggggggcacagcagtTATTCAGGGCTGCAAAGCAGAGGGGGCGACTCAGGGCCAGGAGCGAGCAGTGGGGTTCTCCCCTTCCATGAGCGCCCAGGGCCTCTCGGGCCACGTTTAGGTAGTTCAGATGCCGCATCAGGAATGACTCCCCAAGTCTGCCTCTCAAAGGGGCCTGCTCAtgaatttggtttttctttccaagttttgCGTAAAATTCTAGTTTGATGAATTTGGGTTTTAAAAACCtcaacaggggcgcctgggtggctcaaagtgggttaagtgactgcctttggctcaggtcgggatctcggggtcctgggatcgagccctacatcgggctccctgctcagcgaggagcctgcttctccctctccccctcctcatgttctctctttccctttccaataaataaataagatcctaaaaacaacaacaacaacaaaaaaaaaacaaaaaaaagcctcAACAAATGAAGGGTGCTCGTGACAGAGTGTCTTTTGCCAGAGAACAGAGAATATAAATTTGACCAAAGCACTGAATTCCCCAGCCAAGGCTATAGATGCAGGAAAATTCTGGTGATTCTTACACCCGAGGAAGAGCACTAAAGTGAGTGCTTCTAGCTGACGGCGTGTGCTAATGGGCTCACTAAGTGGAAAGGCCAGAAGTGGGTAAGACAGGCCCTTGGACAAATCAGTCATCAAATCACTACTACCGACTGAGCTGCCGGTGGAAGAGGCCTCCCGGGTGCGGTGCAGGCCGGGTGTGGGTAGTGGCCACCTCCAGGACAccgcctccccgcccctgcctctGGGCAGGTCTGAAGAGCTGAGACCACCGGCAGGGACAGGCCTCGCTGTTTGTGCCTCAGGTGGTGGCTCTGACAGGGTCTCAGCATCTCGGtgagcccctctccctccctgggaGGACTGTGACCAGCAGCTGAGAGGATGTGACTCAAGGAAGCAGGTGCAATGGAGCCAGAGAAGCCACcgccacctccccctccaccccagccagACGAGGGGCCACTGGGGGCCACCTTCATTCTCTCATTAGAGGTGCCCAGATTGGGTggccccagggcctgagcctcTGCTGTCCATGCTGCTGGTggcctgggggggcagggggtgctgacaggatgggaaggaggcaggaagcgGCAGCTGGAGGGTTTTCTCCTATTAGGAAGAAGGCAGCATGGCAGAGTCCACAGCACGAGATGCACGctacgggggtgggggtgggggcgtgtgGACGACCACCCTGCTGGTCAGCTGAGCAGCTCCAGATGCCCTCTGGCCCCTGCAGCGCCTGTCTTCTCTGGTCAAAGGCACCAGGGATGCTGACTAAATGCAAGGACTGGATCAGCTCATAAAGGCAACAGGAATCCCACCGAGGGCCAAGTCCTGAGCCCTGAGGAGTGAGCCAAGCATGGGTCCAGGACTAGAGTTCCATGCAGTGCCAGGCAACCTCAGGGGACAGGCAGTGTATGAGTGACGTGTCTCCAGGATGCCACGCGGCCTCTGGAAGCAGGAGCACCTGTCCCCCATGGGGAGGAAGCGGCTGCAGTGCAAACCGGTCCCAGCTGCTCTGTTAGAGCCTCTAGGAAAACCATTTCTTCACCATGGTAA
Protein-coding regions in this window:
- the CCAR2 gene encoding cell cycle and apoptosis regulator protein 2 isoform X1 — its product is MSQFKRQRINPLPGGRNFSGAASTSLLGPPPGLLTPPVATDLSQNARHLQGGEKQRVFTGIVTSLHDYFGVVDEEVFFQLSVVKGRLPQLGEKVLVKAAYNPGQAVPWNAVKVQTLSNQPLLKSPAPPLLHVAALGQKQGILGAQPQLIFQPHRIPPLFPQKPLSLFQTSHTLHLSHLNRFPARGPHGRLDQGRSDDYDSKKRKQRAGGETWGAKKPRHDLPPYRVHLTPYTVDSPTCDFLELQRRYRSLLVPSDFLAVCLSWLSAFPLSQPFSLHPPSRIQVSSEKEPAPDAGAEPTPADSDPAYSSKVLLLSSPGLEELYRCCMLFVDDLAEPRETPEHPLKQIKFLLSRKEEEAVLVGGEWSPSLDGLDPKGDPQVLVRTAIRCAQAQTGIDLSACTKWWRFAEFQYLQPGPPRRLQTVVVYLPDVWTIMPTLEEWEALCQQKAAEAAPPAQEVSGEAEPPEQAADTSEQVADTSKQNAENPEATTQQEMDTDLPEAPPPPLEPAVMARPGCVNLSLHSIVEDRRPKERISFEVMVLAELFLEMLQRDFGYRIYKMLLSLPEKVVAPPEPEKEEAAKEEEAVKEEAAKEPKDEVQSEGTAAESDAPPKEDGLLPKPPSSGGEEEEKPRGEASEDLCEMALDPELLLLRDDGEEEFAGAKLEDSEVRSVASNQSEMEFSSLQDMPKELDPSAVLPLDCLLAFVFFDANWCGYLHRRDLERILLTLGLRLSAEQAKQLVSRVVTQNICQYRSLQYSRQEGTDAGLPEEVLFGNLDLLPPSGKNAKPGAAPTEHKGLVSHNGSLINVGNLLQRAEQQDSGRLYLENKIHTLELKLEESHNRFSATEVTNKTLAAEMQELRSRLAEAEETARTAERQKNQLQRLLQEFRRRLTPLQLEMQRMVEKADSWVEKEEPAPSN
- the BIN3 gene encoding bridging integrator 3 isoform X2 → MKKSTDADLAMSKSAVKISLDLLSNPLCEQDQDFLNMVTALDTAMKRMDAFNQEKVNQIQKTVIEPLKKFGSVFPSLNMAVKRREQALQDYRRLQAKVEKYEEKEKTGPVLAKLHQAREELRPVREDFEAKNKQLLDEMPRFYNSRLDYFQPSFESLIRAQVGYYSEMQKIFGDLTQQLDQPGHPDELRERENEARLSELRALSIVADD
- the CCAR2 gene encoding cell cycle and apoptosis regulator protein 2 isoform X2, translated to MSQFKRQRINPLPGGRNFSGAASTSLLGPPPGLLTPPVATDLSQNARHLQGGEKQRVFTGIVTSLHDYFGVVDEEVFFQLSVVKGRLPQLGEKVLVKAAYNPGQAVPWNAVKVQTLSNQPLLKSPAPPLLHVAALGQKQGILGAQPQLIFQPHRIPPLFPQKPLSLFQTSHTLHLSHLNRFPARGPHGRLDQGRSDDYDSKKRKQRAGGETWGAKKPRHDLPPYRVHLTPYTVDSPTCDFLELQRRYRSLLVPSDFLAVCLSWLSAFPLSQPFSLHPPSRIQVSSEKEPAPDAGAEPTPADSDPAYSSKVLLLSSPGLEELYRCCMLFVDDLAEPRETPEHPLKQIKFLLSRKEEEAVLVGGEWSPSLDGLDPKGDPQVLVRTAIRCAQAQTGIDLSACTKWWRFAEFQYLQPGPPRRLQTVVVYLPDVWTIMPTLEEWEALCQQKAAEAAPPAQEVSGEAEPPEQAADTSEQVADTSKQNAENPEATTQQEMDTDLPEAPPPPLEPAVMARPGCVNLSLHSIVEDRRPKERISFEVMVLAELFLEMLQRDFGYRIYKMLLSLPEKVVAPPEPEKEEAAKEEEAVKEEAAKEPKDEVQSEGTAAESDAPPKEDGLLPKPPSSGGEEEEKPRGEASEDLCEMALDPELLLLRDDGEEEFGAKLEDSEVRSVASNQSEMEFSSLQDMPKELDPSAVLPLDCLLAFVFFDANWCGYLHRRDLERILLTLGLRLSAEQAKQLVSRVVTQNICQYRSLQYSRQEGTDAGLPEEVLFGNLDLLPPSGKNAKPGAAPTEHKGLVSHNGSLINVGNLLQRAEQQDSGRLYLENKIHTLELKLEESHNRFSATEVTNKTLAAEMQELRSRLAEAEETARTAERQKNQLQRLLQEFRRRLTPLQLEMQRMVEKADSWVEKEEPAPSN
- the BIN3 gene encoding bridging integrator 3 isoform X1, producing the protein MSWIPFKIGQPKKQIVPKTVERDFEREYGKLQQLEEQTRRLQKDMKKSTDADLAMSKSAVKISLDLLSNPLCEQDQDFLNMVTALDTAMKRMDAFNQEKVNQIQKTVIEPLKKFGSVFPSLNMAVKRREQALQDYRRLQAKVEKYEEKEKTGPVLAKLHQAREELRPVREDFEAKNKQLLDEMPRFYNSRLDYFQPSFESLIRAQVGYYSEMQKIFGDLTQQLDQPGHPDELRERENEARLSELRALSIVADD